In a genomic window of Aquila chrysaetos chrysaetos chromosome Z, bAquChr1.4, whole genome shotgun sequence:
- the TMEM271 gene encoding LOW QUALITY PROTEIN: transmembrane protein 271 (The sequence of the model RefSeq protein was modified relative to this genomic sequence to represent the inferred CDS: deleted 2 bases in 1 codon), with product MKWSVRGACAALSSCLLLACALSAAAVGLKCFSLGSELKGEPFRLGTAAGAFYSGLLLAAGLSLLAAALLCCRPPDEAPAAPAPASDPTPASALGPAGDPDPTGGGPGGGEAAAAPSGPVEKAPPGGRQNFLLLGVLVFMLGVLSAFAGAVIDGDTVSLVERKYSHYCLLQPGGAARPRSGPAAPDGSAAALRCQKLRDYQQGLVLSTVFNALECLLGLLNLLLVKNYKASQQRGRRRRRRRAAPAAAAAAGGRRRRRRGGGGGSSGGGRRAPRHSQGSLFSGGEPELSPGDCPFQAVSYINVGVFHVFDEAGVEVHCGGHPSVELPGYSPMDPELNASYPYCYPLPSEQPPAYEEIYPGEPCAHST from the exons ATGAAGTGGAGCGTGCGGGGAGCCTGCGCCGCgctctccagctgcctcctgctcgCCTGCGCCCTCAGCGCCGCCGCCGTGGGCCTCAAGTGCTTCTCGCTGGGCTCCGAGCTCAAGGGCGAGCCCTTCCGCCTGGGCACCGCCGCCGGCGCCTTCTACTCGGGGCTGCTACTGGCCGCCGGCCTCTCGCTGCTCGCCGCCGCGCTGCTCTGCTGCCGCCCGCCCGACGAGGCGCCCGCGGCGCCGGCGCCGGCCTCGGACCCGACCCCGGCCTCGGCCCTGGGCCCGGCCGGGGACCCGGACCCGacgggcggcggccccggcgggggggaggcggcggccgcgccgTCGGGGCCGGTGGAGAAGGCGCCGCCC GGGGGGCGGCAGAacttcctgctgctgggggtgctggtgttCATGCTGGGCGTGCTGAGCGCCTTCGCCGGCGCCGTCATCGACGGCGACACCGTGTCGCTGGTGGAGAGGAAGTACTCGCACTACTGCTTGCTGCagcccggcggcgcggcccgcccGCGGagcggccccgcggcccccgACGGCTCCGCCGCGGCGCTCCGCTGCCAGAAGCTGCGGGACTATCAGCAAGGCTTGGTACTCTCCACCGTCTTCAACGCGCTGGAGTGCCTCCTGGGCCTGCTCAACCTGCTCCTCGTCAAGAACTACAAGGCCTCGCAGcagcgcgggcggcggcggcggcggcggagagcggccccggcggcggcggcggcggcaggcgggcggcggcggcggcggcgcggcggcggcggcggcagcagcggcggtGGGCGGCGGGCGCCGCGCCACAGCCAGGGCTCCCTCTTCTCCGGCGGCGAGCCCGAGCTCAGCCCCGGGGATTGCCCCTTCCAGGCCGTCTCCTACATCAACGTGGGCGTCTTCCACGTCTTCGACGAGGCCGGCGTGGAGGTGCACTGCGGCGGGCATCCCTCCGTCGAGCTGCCCGGCTACTCGCCCATGGACCCCGAGCTCAACGCCTCCTACCCCTACTGCTACCCGCTGCCCAGCGAGCAGCCCCCCGCCTACGAGGAGATCTACCCCGGGGAGCCCTGCGCTCACAGCACCTAG